The genome window CAGCACTCGGAAGAGTCTTTTGAGGCTTTGATGGTGCTCCAGATTAATTGAAGCTGTGCCAAATGACTGACTGTGTCTATGGAAAGATGTGAATATAATGTGCTTTTTCTGGTCCTGCAGGTGAATCATGACAGAATATAAGCTGGTAGTGGTGGGAGCTGGTGGCGTTGGCAAGAGCGCACTTACTATTCAGCTCATCCAGAATCACTTTGTGGATGAATATGACCCCACCATTGAGGTAAAGAAActacgtgtgtgcgtgcatgtacagtgtgtgtgtgaaaatgtgggCACTCAAGTCTATGACCGTGTCCAtggttttgtgtgtattttgttacGGGAGCAGAACTAGGAGAAACTTCTCTAAATAAGGAGCTACAGCAGGTTCTTCTGGTTTAAGTCTTAAAAAGACGCCTAACAGGTTTTTAATAACTTTCCATGCgagtctgcctgcctgctttctCAGGGGGCCAACCTATGCTGAGTGAACACAGTCTCACTATGATTTCAATCAATTATTGATGTGCTGTTGCAGTTTAGAGCTCCACTAAGGCTGCAGATATACTTGCTTTTTCTATACAAAGACAACTGGCTGCATcatgaacacatttgttttccagtgttgcCAGATGGGAAATGTTAAACTATCAAATCAGAGtcttaaaataattttattttcacagaaatTATTATATGTGTATCATATTATACCCATGAGAACAAATAGGCACAAATGTAGTTTTACAAAACGCCTAATTTACTTTTTGTCACGCCCACAAATCTTTGTGACATGGCATCACATTTTTGTCATAGCCTACTTTTACCAAATTAAATTGCAAGACAGCACAGCTGGAAACTTGCTCATATTCTGCATGAAAACGGTTAAGGCCACAGTCTAAGtggattaaataaataactggCCGTACTGGTGCATTCAAAACAGCTCAACTTGAACACTGCATATCTTAGTCTGTGGCCGCCTACGCCACGTGTGATTGGCTGGAAAGAGGTCACGTGAGAATAGGTGTTTGTATGGATCCTGCTGCTTTCCTAGGCAAGACCCACCCTACACTGCCTCTAATTGGTTGCCCTCCTTTTTTTGGGTTGGTTAGCATGTTGGCAAGTGATTAAAATAACTAATTGAAAGCACCACAAAATGGTCAAACTCTTGCACATTATGTGTGCTGCGTCTTGCATATGTGTAGAATTCATACCTGAGGACGTGCACAACCAACGGACTAAATGGACGCAGGATATGTGAAGCagccaacacgcacacacaaatgcgtAGTTAAAAGCAAGTATATCTCCAGCCTGAGATCATGTGAAACAATAGCCACTCGCTGGACTAGACAGTAATTATTTGTTTTGGATCAGATCGAGTGTGGCCATCAGTGTGATGAAAAGCTGTAGTGCTTTGACACAGTGGAAACTGGGGCCTCCATTGCGATTTGAGGTCTCCTGGAAACTAGAGTGTGTATACGctttagtttttattaaaatgcaaaaagctcATTATACATACGcttatgtttttgctttttgccaCAGTTCACAAGGCTTATATGCAAATATCTGCATTTCTTGTGGTTATTGTGTTCTTAATTCTAATCATCCAGCCATTAAGGGAAGGTAAggataatttaaaaaagaacagTGAAGCTTGGAAGCAAATGCACCGTCCTTAAAAATTGTTGCACTCTGTTGTAAgattgatgtttttaaaataatttctaaTAACTTAGGATGACTAGAAAGAAACTGACAAATTCTTATACTATGTCATTTACAAccatgtgttatttttattaagCTGTTATTTGGACACGCAGCCCATTAAATCCCAGTGTCCTGATCGCTCTCgtacctcttcctcctccaggacTCCTATAGAAAGCAGGTCGTGATCGACGGGGAGACGTGTCTGCTGGACATCCTGGACACTGCAGGTCAGGAGGAGTACAGCGCCATGAGGGATCAGTATATGAGGACAGGGGAGggcttcctctgtgtctttgccATCAACAACACCAAGTCCTTTGAGGACATTCACCATTATAGGTGAGCTGGGGTCTTTGGACCCCATGTGAAGGCTGGGGTAGATTTTATGTACAGAGGTTtgattgttctgtttgttgccACTTCACTGCTCTGCCTATGTCAAGGTGACCCTTGACCTGCACAATTTGGAAACAAAAAGGTAATGTAGAGTTGAGTGATATTGAATTTCCATATCGTGACAAAATTGCCTTGTAGATATATTGAATAGATAAAAGATTTTAACTTAACATTAAATTGTTTTCGTctcaaatgaaatcaaaatggATTTCCTATTGTGCCTGTCAATGTCCAGAGAACAGATTAAGCGGGTGAAGGACTCCGAGGACGTCCCCATGGTGTTGGTGGGGAACAAGTGTGACCTCCCGTCCCGGACAGTGGACACCAAGCAGGCTCAGGACTTAGCACGCAGCTACGGCATTCCCTTTATTGAGACCTCAGCCAAAACCAGACAGGTGAGAGTCCAGCCAGAGACGGCCACGCCCTCGAGACTCAAACAGTTTAACTTGTCACTCTGTCACTGCACTGCTGGAGTATTCCACCGCAGGTCTGTAGAGCATGTTGAATGGTGAGAAGTTGCATGTGGTCTCTGGGGCTATTGTCTTGATGGACACAGCAGTCCTTCTATAGATTTCACTTTGAAATCAATTCTTATTATTCGGGAGATTAAGTTTCTATTAATATTGACAAGTGTCCCTGCAAAGTCTCGATAATTTTTTTGCACTTCCGATCACAAGAAAAATTTAGTCTTGAGTCATGTGGTGCTGATCTGTGTCACGTTCAGCGGCTCTGATGGTCTTGTTTATAATAATGTTGCTTGGAAATGTCTCGGGCAATGTGCCGCGCATCGTTAAATCCACTTTggttcattgattttttttaatttatgggTGATAATGTAATCATTGCATGCTACTTTGTCATGGATATGTGAAATTATATCACCATTAGGGCCATCTTCAAAGGATCCTGCATTATAAATAATCAGCAAATCCGTAAATGTGTGTCAAGGAGTCTGCATGAAAGGACAAACTGGTCCTTTGATAATTACTCAGGGGGTTAATGATTCTGCTTACTGGATACTGTGACTGGGTGTTGGAAGATTTGCCATGCCGTTGTCACAacaaatggtgtgtgtgtgttgtgagcaTGGCCTTAGGTGGCTGAGCGGCTGACGCAGTGATCTGTAAACACGTCCTTTCCTGGTCTCTCTGACCTGGGGTGAATCACGGCTCCTTCTGGTGCGGGGAAATTAATGACACAATGATTGATTTCTTACAGCTCTGTTCACCTATTCCCACCTGAGTGTACCAATAATTCACTATCCACatcgtgctgctgctgcacgagCAGCAGCTGTCTCTTACATTTAAAGCCACCCAGTGTTTTCCAAATCTCAGTGATTTCATCTGACCTCTCTTGGAAATCTCCCACATGAAGTAAAATGCACAATCAACATGTGCTCCAAATGCATGCACGTCTCCTTTATATGAGGATAGACAGTTAAAAGTGACACTCCACCCTCAATTTTTTAGAGACACTCACCAGCTGTAGGTTGAAAGGGTGgctgtttttaaagtttgttagttcataattcagtttaaaagGACTCAgcaacagtgaaaatgaattatCGAAATTCTCATTCTCCTTTACATCTTTTTGGTAATGCTTTATATTAAGATTCATATATttaccattaactagttgcttattaacatgcatattagtagcacaTTGGCTCTCaattagtcattataaagcacttaatAATGCCTTATCCTGCATGACCACATTCTTTAACTATTAGGCCATTAACCAAGAGTTCTTCCttaataacctcctaattactgcttattgatagtaaatAAGAAAGTTGTTGTACACAAATTACAATCTTTATAATTTAACCTTTAATAACTCTCCCCCCAAACTCCCAGAATAAAGTATTAATAattgctttataatgactaataaagggCCTATATGCTACTagcatgcatgctaataagcaactagttaatgatgaatatttgtgccttaatataaatgtgaccattttttctgctttgatacTTTTTTCTGCCATGAAAACTTGTCATCATGGGAGTTCAGTTTAGCCACAGCCCCTCCTCATAGGGAGGAAGGAAACGGTGAACCTTTTCAAGCCAGCAGAAGGTGAGTGTTGGGTATTCATAAGATAGATTTTGGGTGGAGTTTATGTAGACGATGAGGCCGGCCAGACCTCGCAGGTAGACCCACTTCAAAATGTCGGCCTGCTTTGTTCCTTTTGCATCTGTAAGCTGtaacacatgcacccacacagtATGTCCTCCTGTATTCCTCAACATTGAGGCAAGTTGTGTCTTATACTGCAGAGAGTGGAAGATGCCTTTTACACTCTGGTACGGGAGATCAGGCTGTACCGGCTCAATAAGCTCAGCAAGGAAGAAAAGACTCCGCGCTGTGTCAAGCTTAAAAagtgtgttgtgatgtgaaagggGTAAGTGTATGCAGCCGTGCGCCCACCAgctcttgtgtgtctgtgtgtgtgttgttggtgggGATTGTGGAGAGAAGGCGCACACTGAGAGCTGGTGCTTCATGGGTTCTCAAAGCTAACCTGCTGGTTTCTACTGGGGCTGTGGTGAAGCTCTAACTGGAGGCTGGAACAGCTGATGATGTCTTCCcttttcagtgtctctgtgtatcATGGGTGATTACTGAAGGCCGTTTTCACACTGGGTTCATTTATGAGTCTGAACTCGAATTCATTTCCGCTAACCCCACCGATCTGCTTTCGCACTTGTCTACTTGTGTTTTGACCAGGGGCTACGATTACAGTCTTTCCTTATGAAGGTGCAGGTTTTTATTGACGTTTCCACAGGGAAATGATGACGGTGCGTGTTTAAGTGCATGTAAGATAAATGGAGACTGATGTACAATTAGGCAGCCACCCGAATGGcctaaaatacaaaaaataacaaaaaacaagccCCCCACCAGTGCTACTCTACTAGAGGAGAAACATAACAACATCAATTTTGGGGTGTTATTCTCTGCCCATACACCACTGAGGTATTTTATAATTTTGTATTACTTTTGTGGGCAAAAATATGCCTAAATGCGTAGGTCTGAGAAAAGGATTGCCTTCAGTCACAGTACAGTTGGCCTAGAGTCAATCAGACAACCTCCCTCACGTTGACTTGTTTTAAGGATTCTTGGTCTGCACTCATGTGTTCATATTATCAGATTTCTAGGCAAATCGTTCCCGGTTTGGATACCAGTGTGAAAATGTCCTAATCTGCTGAAATCATCATGAAGAAAGGGGGTATGGGCCAGTGAGCCAGTATCTGTGATTAAAGGAGATTATGGTGATTCTGGGACCAAATCATGTGCTGAAGTGTTTCCAGAGCAGGATGTGGTGTAAGAAACTGGTAGATATGTTGTGaacaaaaactgtgtgtgtgtgtttgtgggtgagAGAGTTTGGTCATAAATCCCTTGTTATCTTgattctttcctttccttcgTCTTTGTCACAACCTGAAGTGACCTCAGGCTcttcactctgcagctccctgcagattcatcatcacattttttgCACGACACAAACTGTCCCAatatcatcagcatcagcagacCGTAGCTGCACTTACATGGAGCCTTTTATTCACTAGAAATCAGAATAAGAGCTCAGCGAGAATAAAAAAGCCTCATTTTAACAGCTGAGTCTGAATaaactggaagaaaacaaatcattgGTTGAAAGTTGTGATTTAAAGCTTTTTACAAACTCTGGTTCAAATTACTTCAGATTTTTGGAGTAACTCAAATCGAAGCTGTTCACCTGAGGAAGATGTGCCTCTTCCTTTATTTGCTGCTTATGAGAGTTTTCTGCCACCTCTCTGAGTGGTGCATCTCTCCCAGGGGAGCCATCTTCAAATAGTTTATGTTTATTAGTTTTAGGGAGATGAACAGAAGGCTCGCCTTCTGTTTAATAACTCTGTTAGAGGAATATTTTTATAAAACTGTTGCTTGAGTACAACCCCGCAGCAGTAAACCAGTATTCATGCCAAGCGCTCGATGCAGGTCcatctttttttaacagtttgctTGTGTTGGCGCAGCGCACATCGACTATTGCAAATGTAAACGGGACAacttgttctgctgttttatttagcCGCCGTTCAAACACGTGGGAGTTGTAGATTTGGATTGATTACATTTGGAGGGAAGAGAAATTGGCTCATGTAACTGCAGctcctgtctgttgttgtcaGCGGGAACACTGCTGACGTTTCCTCACACACAGGATGCTACAGTTCTGTTTGATCTGTAGCCTGAGCTGGACTGAGGAATTTACCCGCACCCTGATGTGTGTCACGCTGATGTATACTTGACAGAAAATAAGTTGAATGTGATTTATGTTTGGAGGTTTAAATTTAACTTCTGGTTTTGaattggggggaaaaaaaatcaactgccAAAGATATagaaatgtttggaaaataCTGAATTTTGTTTCTTTAGCAGTGGAACAAGTCAAGGTTACACATCAGTTTGATATTAAAGATTGGAGTGTTAATTATTCTTTAAAAGTGGAATTGCATTTTACCAGAGAATTATGTGGAGAACTCTATCAATcctttttgtcagtttgtccctcTGTATAATATTTGTGTGGCAATTGTTGGTATTCTGGTAGAAAATAATACCTGTAACTCTAATAatgcattcttttttttttttttttccagggcGTTGATGATGCCTTTTACACATTAGTGCGAGAAATCCGGAAGCATAAGGAGAAGATGAGCAAGGAgggcaaaaagaagaaaaagaagtccAAGACAAAGTGTACACTTATGTGAATAATCACCCCTTTTCAAgacagactaaaaaaaaaaacagaactatGTTGAACAGTTAAAGTAATACATTTTGTACATTACACTAAATTATTAGCCTCTTTCTCAATACCCACCATACCTAAACCTGACCCgatttttctgcctttctgttGTTTGCTACTTGGACACCAATaagctttattttcagtttagtgCCAGTTGCCCACATGTGTTGGTCCAACAGCCTGTTTGATTTGATAGCATGATGATGTTGATTTGTATAATTTTTGATAACTGCAGAGCGGTGAGCTAATTGCGTCACAACTCATGTTTGACAAATTATTCATAAACaatttaaagttttgttttagtttttttttttaatcaactttGCTTAAAAGGTCATGACCTGCAAAAGTTCTCTGATGCCCCTTTTAAGTTTGGGATGCCAAAGAATGAATTTTCATCCCGATTCTCGTAGACAATACAGATCTGAAGAAAGGACCAACACTCAGCCAGATGAGATCCAAATGTCCCAGCCACTGTGTAATTTCCCCGTCTCTAATGACCTCTAGATATGACTTAGCTATGTCACTGATGTAAGTATGCATGCAAACTCCTACTCTTCTCCGAATGTTTTAACACCCTAATTAGCTATTAATTAATTTGCAATTTGTCAATGCTTTGTACTGTGCGGGGAGTGATTTCTTGCCtacatgagtttttttttttttttctttctgtttgcatgCTTTGTGTCCTAGGTGACATGGGTATTGCAAACTGCCTCTGGTTGATACGTTTAACAGAGCCAGCAACGAGGAACTCTGACCCAAGTGCACGTCATACAGTCTAGTTTTTCAGGTTTATATAAGTGATCAGTACTTGCTTTTGTGAGAGAGAAATCAGCCACTTTTGCTTGATTAATGACGCACTCAGAGACGCAGATCATTACCTGTTTTGTGATAATAAAATGGGACTCAGCCAGGTGTCACGTTGGCCATGCAGAGTCAGTTTATGTTGCAGGGATTCATGCCTCTCCACAATCCAATGTTGAACAGCTTGTTTGACCTCACTGGTCAcatatttcctgctttttctttacTCTTAAAGCGTGACTGCAGGGTTGTTTCAATTCATCCCAACAATAatcatttcattgctttttgtttCGGGATAGCTTAAGAGTTCTCCTGTCAACATCCTCCTGATTGAGGCGCTCATATTTAAACTGTGACGACTTCATCAGATCATTGTTCAATGTTCGTTTTAAATTTGTGGCTTGGTGATTCTCCGGTAGCTGGCCATAGAGGTGGCATGCCTTGCACATTTTCCTGAGGCTCGTGACTGGCTAGGAAGCAGAATGCATCTTTTATGCAGCTTTCAGGAATATTTCTCTTGGTGTGGTGTCACAGAGGTTGTTCAAAATGTAGTCCAAATGGATTTTCAGATTCTTCCTTTTGCGGAGCTTTTGAAAGAATTTTTGGGTTAATTTTCTAAAGTGTTGAAATTGTTTGGTGGGCTGGCTTTCAACGAAAGTGATTGTCCAGCAAAataatttgttattttccatCACAAAGCTTGTGTATCATGGTGATGTAACTGGAACTAATGTTTGTAATGAGGCAATAATTTGCCAGAAAATTGGTTTTTAGAAAAAATTACCagaatttatttctaaaaaagGGCCTTGTTTCTTTCCCAGGTCAATCCATATTTCACCTTTTCCATCATATTTACAAGCTGTTCCCCTGAcgatttttattttccttttatgttTGCATTAGGTGCTACATTTAGAGAGCTGACACAACATTAACTTTGTCCTGTGTGTGCTCGAAATacacaaaatgctgtttttaggGGAACGATGTTATTGACACAGAAAATCCAGACGTGATGCATTGTGCTTTCAGGATTAATGAATTTTGACCCAGTTTATTATTACCTCTTTTTTCATGAAGTAGAATAATAACTGTTAATGCAATTTTAATTATGGAACCCTCTTGTTAACAATACTGTTTCAAAAGTAGTTTTACTGAAATGTTCCTCTTCCTTTATTGCGTGCCAACAGCTGATATCTGAAATGTATCATTTATACCTGGATCATATTTTAACAACCTTTGTATAGTTGTGATACTGAAAGGTGCATATTTTGTAAATTGTGCTTCATTTCGTTGGTGTGTCTAAATGAATGTTGCTTTAATGGAGGTTCACTCCGCTCTGTGTATGTGACTAGAGAGTGTGACTGGGTCCAGGTCTAGGGAAGTGAATGAATGACCACTTTTCAACACACCTGTTGTGGGCAGTGTAGAGTGGTGATCTGATCTCAAATGAGTCTATTTTTTGCCATGAATCTCACCACTCCTATTTAATGTGTAATAAAGAACAAAGTAAAGAGGAACTTTGTGCCGTtcgcttctctttctcttttaaacACTGGTTTCTTTGACTTAAATTGGCTTATTGCACATGTATGTTTGCTCCATCAACTTTAGGAGAACATGATAACATGATTATTACATTGACACTACTGCAAAGTATCAAACACAtgaatttgcagttttttgtgtttctgcttctaTGTCTTAGATCACCTAAATgttgtccagcaggtggcactgTTCACTCACTTTGGGTCTGATTCTTGAAGACCACAGAATGTATGAAGGGAGCCTAGATTTAGCTTTTACAAGTTGTATACATTGTCCAAAATAAACCAGcactgaatgtgtttattttagagagccaaaaaacaataaaaaaaacaggtacTCAAAGCAGAAATGCTCCCATTGTTTAAAATGCATAGACAGTCACTTTTGGGTGAGAAGAAATAATTTCATGCGTTGTCAAGCTGATTATCTTTGAGGTTTAAAGGAAATGAATCGTGTGAGTctttaattaatgaaaaaatatcACGAGCACACTTGTGGCCAGAGGAGATATTCTGACTGACATTTTTTGTGGCTTTATGTAAATAAATCACTGTCTCACAAAAGACGAAGAAAAGACTGTG of Chelmon rostratus isolate fCheRos1 chromosome 6, fCheRos1.pri, whole genome shotgun sequence contains these proteins:
- the kras gene encoding GTPase KRas isoform X1; amino-acid sequence: MTEYKLVVVGAGGVGKSALTIQLIQNHFVDEYDPTIEDSYRKQVVIDGETCLLDILDTAGQEEYSAMRDQYMRTGEGFLCVFAINNTKSFEDIHHYREQIKRVKDSEDVPMVLVGNKCDLPSRTVDTKQAQDLARSYGIPFIETSAKTRQRVEDAFYTLVREIRLYRLNKLSKEEKTPRCVKLKKCVVM
- the kras gene encoding GTPase KRas isoform X2, which codes for MTEYKLVVVGAGGVGKSALTIQLIQNHFVDEYDPTIEDSYRKQVVIDGETCLLDILDTAGQEEYSAMRDQYMRTGEGFLCVFAINNTKSFEDIHHYREQIKRVKDSEDVPMVLVGNKCDLPSRTVDTKQAQDLARSYGIPFIETSAKTRQGVDDAFYTLVREIRKHKEKMSKEGKKKKKKSKTKCTLM